ACTCCTGAAGGTCGACGTTGTTGTCTGCGTGGGCGCCGCCGTTGATGACGTTCATCATCGGCACCGGCAGCACGTGCGCGCCGGCGCCACCCACGTACCGGTACAGGGGGAGCCCCACTTCTTCGGCCGCGGCGTGGGCGACGGCGAGCGAGACACCGAGGATGGCATTCGCACCGAGCCGTGATTTGTTGGGGGTGTCGTCGAGATCGATGAGCGCGCTGTCCAGGCCACGCTGGTCCAGGGCCTCGAGGCCGATGACCGCGTCGGCGATCTCCCCGTTGACGTTGGCTACGGCGCGACCCACGCCCTTCCCGAGGTAGCGGTCGCCTCCGTCGCGCAGTTCGACCGCCTCATGCGTGCCCGTCGACGCGCCGGACGGCACCGCGGCTCGCCCGGTCGCGCCCGACTCGAGCAGGACCTCCACCTCGACGGTGGGGTTGCCACGGGAGTCGAGGATCTCCCTCCCTATCAGCTGATCGATCTCGCTCATCTTCTGGTGGTGATGTGGCTCCTGTTAACAGTGTTGAAAAAGTTACTAGGTCGGCGGCCTCGAAGCCTTCACCTCGTCCCAAAGCTCGTCGTTGACTTCGACTCCTCTGTCGGCTGCCAGCCGCTCAACCGCCATGAACCTCTCCCTGAACTTCGCAGACGCGTCTCGCAGCGCAGCTTCCGGATCGACGCCGAGATGGCGCGCCACGTTGACAACGGAGAACAGCACGTCGCCCAGCTCCTCGTTGACGGCGTGGTCGGAGGTGCCGATCGCCTGCTCGAGCTCGCCGAGCTCCTCGCGGATCTTGGGCCACGCGCCGGCCGCATTTTTCCAGTCGAAACCCACCGAAGCCGCCTTCGACTGGACCTTGAACGCGTACAGCAGCGACGGGAGGCTCCCGGGAACGCCGTCCATCACGCTGGAGCGCCCCTTCTCCGCCTTCTTCAGCTCCTCCCAGTTCGGCATCGGTTGGCCCGGCGCGCCGAACACGTGCGGGTGGCGCTCGACTAGCTTGTCGTGGATTCCCCGGGCGACATCGGCGAGGGTGAACTGCCCGGCCTCGGCGGCCAGGGTCGCGTGGAAGACGACCTGGAAGAGGAGGTCGCCCAGCTCCTCTTCGAGATGCGCGTAGCCGGATGGTTCGTCGTCCTTAAGGTCGTCGATGGCCTCCAGAACCTCGTAGGTCTCCTCGAGGAGATGCCGGGTGAGAGAGCGGTGGGTCTGCCTGCTGTCCCAGGGACAACGGGCACGCAAGGTTCGGACCAGTTCGTCGAACCGGGCGAGCTCCGCGGCCACCGGATCGGCAAGCCCGGGTATCCAGATGGTGGTCAGGTGGTCCGGGGTCACCCGGTCGAGGTCGGCCCACGCGACGTTGGTGATCGTTTGATCGGGGAGACCGAGGCGCTGGAGCACCGTCACTTCTGGGCCATCGTCGATCGCCAGCTTGATCTCCGACAGCACCAGTTGCGTGTCGCACTGGGCTACGAGCATCGGCGCGCTCTCGCCGGCGGCTTCGACAGAAAAGCGGTGACCGTCGATGACTCTTGCGCCGGCTCGTAAGGGGTCGACCTCGAGCGCCGCCCAGGCCAGGTCGAGGAACGAGATAGCGGGCAGCACGAGCGTTTCGATGCGCTTGTCCGCGCGCAGAAGGTCGACGGATCTCTCGGCGACCAGGGGCGAGCCGGGCACCGCGTAGAGGACCTCGCCTTCGGCGAGCGCGGCCTCGACGAGCGAGTCGACGATCCCTGCGTAGACCTGGTCGAGGCTCGAGGCTCGGTCATATAAAAGGTCGAACGAAAGCGCCGGCTCTACAAGATGCGCGCTGGGGTGCCGCGAGGTGCGCACAAACCTCGTCACGACGCGGTCGATCTCTGACGATGCCGCTGCGGTGATAAGTGCGGGGTCGCCCGGACCGAGGCCTACAACAACGACCCGGCCGGTCGTCCTCACTGGGAAGAGCCGGGACTCTTGGGCGGTACCACCTGGCCTTGGCTCCAGCTGCCGTACTCGGGGTTGACCTTGACCCTCGCGGAAGTTAGGAGGCCCTGCACGACGGTGTTCGGCGCCCCCTGTGCGTTGATGATCGCGACCGAAATGGTCCGCTGAACTTGGGGGGTGAAGCCGATGTCGGTTCGGCTGGTTACCTGCACGACTTGGTACCCGTAGCTGGTCTTGATCGGCTGCGATACGCCGTTGACACCGAGCTGCATGACCGCCTGCCGGAAACCCGATGACTGGTTTTCGAACCGGGCCTGGTCGTAACACACCTCGGAGCCGCCGGGGTTAGTGCTCGCGCTCAGCTGCTGCGCCTGCTGAAGCGAGAACGTCGCCGCTTCCAGCAAGCAGACCTGGCTGAAGAAGTACTGCTTGTACTGTTGGTAGACGCGCTGCAGGGTGGCGGTACCGATCGAGGGGGGGGTGATGGCGGCGTCCTCGGCAAGCCGCATCGAGAGCGTGTTCCGGAACGCTGGCGTGAAGCTGGTCCACCCGATCTGGCTGATCTCGCTCACCGCCCGGGCCGCCGACAGCGTCGCGATGTCAGGCGCCTGCTGATGCGCGCTGAGACTGTGGTGGATGAGGCTCGCCGTGACGATGTTGCTGAGGATGCTGGCCACCCATGCCGAGTTGTAGGTGCCTGGTGCGAAACCAGCGACCGTGACACCCGATTGACCGTTCGCGGAGTCGAACGCGGCAACGTACTGCTTGTTGGCGGACCAGTTGCGCAGCTCGGCGTTGAGGGCGGTCTGTTTGATCACATGCTTGTTCGCCACCGCCGCGTACGGGGAGGTGTCGCAAGAGGTCGCGGTTAGGGGGACGATCGCCAGCAGGGCGGCCGTCGGAAGGAGTCGTGTCAGGGGTCTCACGGCGCCGGTGATGCTACCGGCGGGGCTAGCTGGGCTAGCAAGGCGGCAAGGTCGGACGCCGGGTCGGCGCCGCGAGGAAGGGGTATGACCAGCTGACCGGAATCCTCCTTGAACACGGCCTTCGGAGCGATCCGGCTGAGCCGGACCTTCTGGCTGGCCTTCAGCTCGATCGGCGACAGCCTGGCGGTGAACCCGGCCGCATTGAGGCCGGCTCCGCCGGTGACCACGGCAACCTCGTGTATGCCGAGGCGGGAGCACTCGGCGCGGAGGTGACCGATGCGCAGCAGCGCCTTCGCCGGGTCGGGAAGGGGTCCGTAGCGGTCGAGCCACTCGTTTTCGATGTCGTCGACCTCGTCGTGGGTCGTGACCGTCGCAAGCCTGCGGTAGGCCTCGAGGCGCAGGTCCTCCCGGGCCACGTAGTCCGCCGGCAGGTTCGCGGTCATCGGCAGATCGAGCTTGATCTCGGCCGGCGGCCGC
This portion of the Acidimicrobiales bacterium genome encodes:
- the mazG gene encoding nucleoside triphosphate pyrophosphohydrolase, with amino-acid sequence MRTTGRVVVVGLGPGDPALITAAASSEIDRVVTRFVRTSRHPSAHLVEPALSFDLLYDRASSLDQVYAGIVDSLVEAALAEGEVLYAVPGSPLVAERSVDLLRADKRIETLVLPAISFLDLAWAALEVDPLRAGARVIDGHRFSVEAAGESAPMLVAQCDTQLVLSEIKLAIDDGPEVTVLQRLGLPDQTITNVAWADLDRVTPDHLTTIWIPGLADPVAAELARFDELVRTLRARCPWDSRQTHRSLTRHLLEETYEVLEAIDDLKDDEPSGYAHLEEELGDLLFQVVFHATLAAEAGQFTLADVARGIHDKLVERHPHVFGAPGQPMPNWEELKKAEKGRSSVMDGVPGSLPSLLYAFKVQSKAASVGFDWKNAAGAWPKIREELGELEQAIGTSDHAVNEELGDVLFSVVNVARHLGVDPEAALRDASAKFRERFMAVERLAADRGVEVNDELWDEVKASRPPT
- a CDS encoding peptidylprolyl isomerase — its product is MRPLTRLLPTAALLAIVPLTATSCDTSPYAAVANKHVIKQTALNAELRNWSANKQYVAAFDSANGQSGVTVAGFAPGTYNSAWVASILSNIVTASLIHHSLSAHQQAPDIATLSAARAVSEISQIGWTSFTPAFRNTLSMRLAEDAAITPPSIGTATLQRVYQQYKQYFFSQVCLLEAATFSLQQAQQLSASTNPGGSEVCYDQARFENQSSGFRQAVMQLGVNGVSQPIKTSYGYQVVQVTSRTDIGFTPQVQRTISVAIINAQGAPNTVVQGLLTSARVKVNPEYGSWSQGQVVPPKSPGSSQ